The Actinomadura sp. WMMB 499 genome includes a window with the following:
- a CDS encoding zinc ribbon domain-containing protein yields MPRYDYRCRACGSTFEVSRPMINASDPAPCPDGHDDTVKLLSTVAVTGSARGGAPQPPPSAGGGGGCCGGGCCS; encoded by the coding sequence GTGCCACGCTATGACTACCGCTGCCGCGCCTGCGGGTCGACCTTCGAGGTCTCGCGGCCCATGATCAACGCGTCCGACCCGGCGCCGTGCCCGGACGGCCACGACGACACCGTCAAGCTGCTGTCGACGGTCGCGGTGACCGGTTCGGCCCGCGGCGGCGCACCGCAGCCCCCGCCGTCCGCCGGTGGCGGCGGCGGTTGCTGCGGCGGAGGCTGCTGCTCCTGA
- the malQ gene encoding 4-alpha-glucanotransferase: MVEEELAALARRHGVATRYSDWRGRETGVSPDTLRSVLAALGADVSSPAAVLAELERERELDRTRLLPPVVVVRRGEDPPRPPGDPELTVEFADGTVRPFGGASFEGGSFEGGAGDVPLGWHRLHARSGDRQESVPLLVAPRALAPPERAWGFTVQLYSVLSSASWGIGDLHDLADLAAWSARDLGAGFTLINPLHATEAVPPIGPSPYSPMSRRFAAPLYLRVEDLPEFAALPAADRDRLGALGAPLRPDGGGAPGTIDRGAAWAAKLRALESLHRLPRGDAEQREFAEFRAREGGALTMFATWSALSEKHGPDWRTWPAELRAAGNRAVAGEAARLADRVDFHAWLQWRLDGQLAAAQRAARDAGMPIGIVHDLAVGVAHGSADAWMYRDMIAPGMSVGAPPDEFNQRGQDWGQPPWHPRRLAEAAYAPFRDMLAAAFRHGGGLRLDHAMQVSRLWWVPEGGSPADGTYVRYDRDALLGCLAWEAERAGAVVVGEDLGTVEPEVRDALAAHGVLGTSLLWFERDGGGRPKRAPVWREPSLATVGTHDMPPVTGFLHGDHIDLRDRLGLLTRPRSDEEDDHRRRLADWLGLLHAEGLLAAPPDTVLRALADGSGEHDGDVVAALHAFLARTPARLLGVALADAVGERRTQNQPGTVDEYPNWRVPLAGPDGRPVLLDDLPSRPLPSVDPVRAGADAVGRVSREST; the protein is encoded by the coding sequence GTGGTCGAAGAGGAACTCGCCGCGCTGGCGCGGCGGCACGGCGTCGCCACCCGCTACAGCGACTGGCGGGGACGGGAGACCGGGGTGTCGCCGGACACCCTCCGCTCCGTCCTCGCGGCGCTCGGCGCGGACGTGTCGTCCCCGGCGGCCGTCCTGGCGGAGCTGGAGCGCGAGCGGGAGCTGGACCGGACGCGGCTGCTCCCGCCGGTCGTCGTCGTCCGGCGGGGCGAGGACCCGCCCCGGCCGCCCGGCGATCCGGAGCTGACGGTCGAGTTCGCCGACGGGACCGTGCGGCCGTTCGGCGGCGCGTCCTTCGAGGGCGGCTCCTTCGAGGGCGGGGCCGGCGACGTCCCGCTGGGCTGGCACCGCCTGCACGCACGTTCGGGGGACCGGCAGGAGAGTGTTCCCCTGCTGGTGGCCCCGCGCGCGCTTGCCCCGCCCGAGCGGGCATGGGGCTTCACCGTCCAGCTCTACTCGGTCCTGTCGAGCGCGTCCTGGGGGATCGGCGACCTGCACGACCTCGCCGACCTCGCGGCCTGGAGCGCCCGCGACCTCGGCGCCGGGTTCACGCTCATCAACCCGCTGCACGCGACCGAGGCGGTGCCGCCGATCGGCCCGTCGCCGTACTCGCCGATGAGCCGCCGCTTCGCCGCGCCGCTGTACCTGCGCGTCGAGGACCTCCCCGAGTTCGCCGCGCTGCCCGCCGCCGACCGCGACCGGCTGGGCGCGCTCGGCGCGCCGCTGCGCCCGGACGGCGGGGGCGCGCCGGGGACGATCGACCGCGGCGCGGCCTGGGCGGCGAAGCTGCGGGCCCTGGAATCGCTGCACCGGCTCCCGCGCGGGGACGCCGAGCAGCGGGAGTTCGCGGAGTTCCGGGCCCGCGAGGGCGGCGCGCTCACGATGTTCGCGACCTGGTCGGCGCTCAGCGAGAAGCACGGCCCCGACTGGCGGACCTGGCCCGCCGAGCTGCGCGCCGCCGGGAACCGGGCCGTCGCGGGCGAGGCCGCCCGGCTCGCCGACCGCGTCGACTTCCACGCCTGGCTGCAGTGGCGGCTGGACGGGCAGCTCGCGGCGGCGCAGCGGGCGGCGCGGGACGCGGGCATGCCGATCGGGATCGTCCACGACCTGGCGGTCGGCGTCGCGCACGGCAGCGCCGACGCGTGGATGTACCGGGACATGATCGCGCCGGGCATGAGCGTCGGCGCGCCCCCGGACGAGTTCAACCAGCGCGGCCAGGACTGGGGGCAGCCGCCGTGGCATCCGCGCCGCCTCGCCGAGGCCGCCTACGCCCCGTTCCGCGACATGCTCGCGGCCGCGTTCCGGCACGGCGGCGGCCTGCGCCTCGACCACGCCATGCAGGTGTCGCGGCTGTGGTGGGTGCCCGAGGGCGGTTCGCCCGCCGACGGCACCTACGTCCGCTACGACCGGGACGCGCTGCTCGGCTGCCTCGCGTGGGAGGCCGAGCGGGCGGGCGCCGTCGTCGTCGGCGAGGACCTCGGCACCGTCGAGCCGGAGGTCCGCGACGCGCTCGCCGCGCACGGTGTCCTCGGGACGTCGCTGCTGTGGTTCGAGCGGGACGGCGGGGGCCGGCCGAAGCGGGCGCCGGTCTGGCGCGAGCCGTCGCTGGCCACGGTCGGGACGCACGACATGCCGCCCGTCACCGGGTTCCTGCACGGCGACCACATCGACCTGCGCGACCGGCTCGGCCTGCTGACCCGTCCGCGCTCCGACGAGGAGGACGACCACCGGCGGCGGCTCGCGGACTGGCTCGGCCTGCTGCACGCCGAAGGGCTGCTGGCCGCGCCGCCCGACACCGTCCTGCGGGCCCTGGCCGACGGGTCCGGCGAGCACGACGGGGACGTCGTCGCGGCCCTGCACGCCTTCCTCGCCCGCACCCCCGCGCGGCTCCTCGGCGTCGCGCTCGCCGACGCCGTGGGCGAGCGCCGCACGCAGAACCAGCCGGGCACGGTCGACGAGTACCCCAACTGGCGCGTCCCGCTGGCCGGACCGGACGGACGTCCCGTCCTGCTCGACGACCTGCCGTCCCGCCCGCTGCCGTCCGTCGACCCCGTCCGGGCGGGGGCGGACGCCGTCGGCCGGGTCAGCCGAGAGTCGACGTGA
- a CDS encoding DUF1330 domain-containing protein: MTAYALAHLYPQAPLHDDVFTYIERIQGTMDPFGGRFLVHATDAEVMEGPFEGGYVLIEFPDIESARAWFASDAYQAIVRMRTDNMAGTAVLLQGVPAGYDAAATGRAMRAAQEAAAAQAG; encoded by the coding sequence ATGACCGCCTACGCCCTCGCCCACCTGTACCCGCAGGCGCCCCTGCACGACGACGTCTTCACCTACATCGAGCGCATCCAGGGCACGATGGACCCGTTCGGCGGCCGTTTCCTCGTGCACGCCACGGACGCCGAGGTGATGGAGGGCCCGTTCGAGGGCGGGTACGTCCTCATCGAGTTCCCCGACATCGAGAGCGCACGCGCCTGGTTCGCGTCGGACGCCTACCAGGCGATCGTCCGGATGCGGACGGACAACATGGCGGGCACGGCCGTCCTGCTGCAGGGCGTCCCGGCGGGCTACGACGCCGCCGCCACCGGCCGCGCCATGCGCGCCGCCCAGGAGGCCGCGGCCGCGCAGGCCGGGTGA
- a CDS encoding HNH endonuclease, with product MRQVLLLNATYEPLTTLPLRRAVCLVLREKAEIVHHDVTGAVLHSATMAVEVPSVIRLRRYVRIPFRTRVPLTRAALMRRDNFRCVYCGRRAETIDHVHPRSRGGPHSWENCVASCTTCNHRKADRLLDELGWTLPEAPGVPRGAHWRLIGIVHDGDPQWAPYVTEPAA from the coding sequence ATGCGACAGGTCCTCCTCCTGAACGCGACGTACGAACCGCTCACGACGCTCCCGCTCCGCCGGGCGGTCTGCCTCGTGCTCCGGGAGAAGGCCGAGATCGTCCATCACGACGTCACCGGCGCGGTGCTGCACTCGGCCACGATGGCCGTCGAGGTGCCGTCCGTCATCCGCCTCCGCCGCTACGTGCGGATCCCGTTCCGCACCCGCGTCCCGCTGACCCGCGCCGCGCTCATGCGCCGCGACAACTTCCGCTGCGTGTACTGCGGCCGCCGCGCCGAGACGATCGACCACGTCCATCCCCGCAGCCGCGGCGGGCCCCACTCGTGGGAGAACTGCGTGGCGTCCTGCACGACGTGCAACCACCGCAAGGCGGACCGGCTGCTGGACGAACTGGGCTGGACGCTGCCGGAGGCGCCGGGCGTCCCGCGCGGCGCGCACTGGCGGCTGATCGGCATCGTCCACGACGGCGACCCCCAGTGGGCCCCGTACGTGACCGAGCCCGCCGCCTGA
- the pepN gene encoding aminopeptidase N, which translates to MAGNLTRDEARERARLLTVGSYAVELDLTTGTERFGSTTVIRFGSAEPGASTFVDLHGAVVREATLNGTALDPASYDADKGRLPLPGLAADNELRVVADCAYSRSGEGLHRFVDPVDGGVYLYSQFETADAHRMFTCFDQPDLKATFEFRVRAPEEWEVVTNEAAEKREGGDWHFMPTPQISTYITALIAGPYHVVRDEYRRADGTVVPLGVYCRESLAEHLDAPAIIEVTRQGFEYFERVFGRPYPFAKYDQLFVPEFNAGAMENAGAVTFLEDYVFRSRVTDAAYERRAETILHEMAHMWFGDLVTMRWWDDLWLNESFATYMSVLCQSEATKWTSSWTSFANLMKAWAYRQDQLPSTHPISADIPDIRAVEVNFDGITYAKGASVLKQLVAYVGLDNFLEGVRRYFDRHAWGNTVLADLLSALEETSGREDLGAWSKEWLETAGANTLRPHYEVDQDGNFASFAVLQEAKADYPTLRSHRVAIGLYDRTPEGIVRRERVELDVRGARTEVPELVGRKRPDLVLVNDDDLTYAKIRLDDHSLSTLIDGIGDIREGLPRALCWSAAWDMTRDAEMATRDYVRLVAKGIRGVTDISVAQTLLRQARLAVQQYADPAWRDEGLTLMADTLAGLAREAEAGSDFQLAFVQAFAGSAITDAHLSLVRGLLDGSEKLDGLTVDTDLRWTLLRRLVVTGKAGQDEIDAELERDRTAAGERHAASCTAAIPSADAKAAAWERIVSGDLPNAVYRATLGGFVEPDQADLLVPYADRYFAEVGRVWKEWSSDMSQTFAEVAYPFLVIEQSTIDRTEAYIAENAPPAALVRLLSEGRDGVARALRARAQDASAS; encoded by the coding sequence GTGGCAGGCAACCTCACGCGCGACGAGGCGCGGGAACGGGCACGGCTGCTCACCGTCGGGTCCTACGCGGTCGAACTGGACCTCACGACCGGTACGGAGCGGTTCGGTTCCACGACCGTGATCAGGTTCGGCAGCGCCGAACCGGGGGCGTCCACGTTCGTCGACCTGCACGGCGCGGTCGTGCGGGAGGCGACGCTCAACGGCACCGCGCTCGACCCCGCGTCCTACGACGCGGACAAGGGTCGCCTCCCGCTGCCCGGCCTGGCCGCCGACAACGAGCTCCGGGTCGTGGCCGACTGCGCCTACTCGCGGTCGGGCGAGGGCCTGCACCGGTTCGTGGACCCCGTGGACGGCGGCGTCTACCTGTACTCGCAGTTCGAGACGGCCGACGCGCACCGCATGTTCACGTGCTTCGACCAGCCCGACCTCAAGGCGACGTTCGAGTTCCGGGTACGCGCCCCCGAGGAGTGGGAGGTCGTCACCAACGAAGCCGCCGAGAAGCGGGAGGGCGGCGACTGGCACTTCATGCCGACGCCGCAGATCTCCACCTACATCACCGCGCTGATCGCCGGGCCGTACCACGTCGTCCGCGACGAGTACCGGCGCGCGGACGGCACCGTCGTCCCGCTCGGCGTGTACTGCCGGGAGTCGCTGGCCGAGCACCTGGACGCGCCCGCGATCATCGAGGTCACCCGGCAGGGCTTCGAGTACTTCGAGCGGGTCTTCGGGCGCCCGTACCCGTTCGCGAAGTACGACCAGCTGTTCGTGCCGGAGTTCAACGCGGGCGCGATGGAGAACGCGGGCGCGGTCACGTTCCTGGAGGACTACGTCTTCCGGTCGCGGGTCACCGACGCGGCCTACGAGCGGCGCGCCGAGACGATCCTGCACGAGATGGCGCACATGTGGTTCGGCGACCTCGTCACCATGCGCTGGTGGGACGACCTGTGGCTGAACGAGTCGTTCGCGACGTACATGAGCGTGCTGTGCCAGTCCGAGGCCACCAAGTGGACGTCGTCCTGGACGAGCTTCGCGAACCTGATGAAGGCGTGGGCGTACCGGCAGGACCAGCTGCCGTCCACGCACCCGATCTCCGCCGACATCCCGGACATCCGGGCCGTCGAGGTGAACTTCGACGGCATCACGTACGCGAAGGGCGCGAGCGTCCTCAAGCAGCTCGTGGCCTACGTCGGCCTCGACAACTTCCTCGAGGGCGTCCGCCGGTACTTCGACCGGCACGCGTGGGGCAACACCGTCCTCGCCGACCTGCTGAGCGCGCTCGAGGAGACGTCCGGGCGCGAGGACCTCGGCGCGTGGTCGAAGGAGTGGCTGGAGACCGCCGGGGCCAACACGCTCCGTCCGCACTACGAGGTCGACCAGGACGGGAACTTCGCGTCGTTCGCCGTCCTGCAGGAGGCGAAGGCCGACTACCCGACGCTGCGGTCGCACCGCGTCGCGATCGGCCTGTACGACCGGACGCCCGAGGGCATCGTGCGGCGCGAGCGCGTCGAACTGGACGTCCGCGGCGCCCGCACCGAGGTGCCGGAGCTGGTCGGGCGGAAGCGGCCCGACCTGGTCCTGGTCAACGACGACGACCTCACCTACGCGAAGATCCGGCTCGACGACCACTCGCTGAGCACCCTCATCGACGGGATCGGCGACATCAGGGAGGGGCTGCCGCGCGCCCTGTGCTGGTCGGCGGCCTGGGACATGACGCGGGACGCCGAGATGGCGACGCGCGACTACGTCCGGCTCGTCGCGAAGGGCATCCGGGGCGTCACCGACATCTCGGTCGCGCAGACGCTCCTGCGGCAGGCCCGCCTCGCCGTCCAGCAGTACGCCGACCCGGCGTGGCGGGACGAGGGCCTCACGCTGATGGCCGACACGCTCGCCGGGCTGGCCCGCGAGGCGGAGGCGGGCTCGGACTTCCAGCTCGCGTTCGTCCAGGCGTTCGCCGGGTCCGCGATCACCGACGCGCACCTGTCGCTCGTCCGGGGCCTGCTGGACGGGTCGGAGAAGCTCGACGGCCTCACCGTGGACACCGACCTGCGCTGGACGCTGCTGCGCCGCCTCGTCGTCACCGGCAAGGCCGGGCAGGACGAGATCGACGCCGAGCTCGAGCGGGACCGGACGGCGGCGGGCGAGCGGCACGCCGCCTCCTGCACGGCCGCGATCCCGAGCGCGGACGCCAAGGCCGCCGCGTGGGAGCGGATCGTGTCCGGCGACCTGCCGAACGCGGTGTACCGCGCGACGCTCGGCGGGTTCGTCGAGCCGGACCAGGCCGACCTGCTCGTCCCGTACGCCGACCGGTACTTCGCCGAGGTCGGCCGCGTCTGGAAGGAGTGGAGCAGCGACATGTCGCAGACGTTCGCCGAGGTCGCCTACCCCTTCCTGGTGATCGAGCAGTCCACGATCGACCGCACCGAGGCGTACATCGCGGAGAACGCTCCCCCGGCGGCGCTCGTCCGGCTGCTGTCCGAGGGACGCGACGGGGTCGCGCGTGCGCTGCGGGCGCGCGCGCAGGACGCCTCGGCGTCCTGA
- a CDS encoding NERD domain-containing protein — translation MNDRTGGPPSGHPDGTGGRPDDLADDLADDLAAERAAERSGDREGDRAEGLEALLGDPRARRWAVRGGAALVALVAGWILIDLRAGLTLAVLLVIADVVRTTRKSSSVPAWQKSSAAERRTEKQLKTLERRGYLVLHARSVPRDDDGVSDGRIDHLVIGPSGVYAIDSEKWDKRLPVRTLSHLKLFHGPVNKKDRLDEARWEAEQASRILAGRVGFEVAVQPSVAIYGPSIPWKVMRVRDVDVYAGNRARAYLRRRPKILTDIDVQRIFQAAEKALPPKYPV, via the coding sequence GTGAACGACCGGACGGGCGGCCCGCCGAGCGGCCACCCGGACGGCACCGGCGGCCGTCCCGACGACCTCGCCGACGACCTCGCCGACGACCTCGCCGCGGAGCGTGCGGCCGAGCGCTCCGGCGACCGCGAGGGCGACCGCGCCGAAGGCCTCGAGGCGCTGCTGGGCGACCCCCGCGCCCGCCGCTGGGCCGTCCGCGGCGGTGCCGCCCTCGTCGCCCTCGTCGCCGGCTGGATCCTGATCGACCTGCGCGCCGGGCTCACCCTCGCCGTGCTGCTCGTCATCGCCGACGTCGTCCGGACGACCCGCAAGAGTTCCAGCGTCCCCGCGTGGCAGAAGTCCTCGGCCGCCGAGCGGCGCACCGAGAAGCAGCTGAAGACCCTCGAGCGGCGCGGGTACCTCGTCCTGCACGCCCGGTCGGTGCCGCGCGACGACGACGGCGTCAGCGACGGCCGCATCGACCACCTGGTCATCGGGCCCAGCGGCGTCTACGCGATCGACTCCGAGAAGTGGGACAAGCGCCTCCCCGTGCGCACCCTGTCCCACCTCAAACTGTTCCACGGCCCCGTCAACAAGAAGGACCGGCTCGACGAGGCGCGCTGGGAGGCCGAGCAGGCCAGCCGGATCCTCGCCGGCCGGGTCGGCTTCGAGGTCGCCGTCCAGCCCTCGGTGGCGATCTACGGGCCGTCCATCCCGTGGAAGGTCATGCGGGTCCGGGACGTGGACGTCTACGCCGGCAACCGGGCGCGCGCGTACCTGCGGCGCCGACCGAAGATCCTCACCGACATCGACGTCCAGCGGATCTTCCAGGCGGCGGAGAAGGCGCTGCCGCCCAAGTATCCCGTCTGA
- a CDS encoding amidase: MTHPHDLGVREAAAAVRARELSPVELADHYLERIERLNPRVGAYVTVTADLAREQARAAEKAVLDAADPAELPPLLGVPIPIKDLNLVAGVRATLGSAAFADLDGFADDSVVRLLRDAGSVMPGKTTTPEFGLPCYTESPVAPPARTPWDESRSAGGSSGGAAAAVAAGLAPAAQGSDGGGSIRIPSSACGLFGIKPTRGRISQGPVNADLFGLATNGPIARSVRDAALLLDVMAAPMYGDLYRAPAPEGTFLSFADRPPGRLRIARSIEPAVPGATVHPDCVAAYEEASALLEELGHEVVDLPRVDASDLLPHFETLWAAMATTTPVPPESEHLLQPLTRWLRARGAATPAPRLLDAQATLQGAFRLVLEMTDEYDAILHPTLAQPPVPVGYFHDQEPEENFARQTRFTPFCAMYNISGQPAVNVPLHWTGEGLPIGVMLAGRIGGEGTLISLSAQLEEARPWADRKPPIWTE; the protein is encoded by the coding sequence GTGACACATCCCCATGACCTCGGCGTCAGGGAGGCGGCCGCGGCCGTCCGCGCCCGGGAGCTGTCCCCGGTCGAACTCGCCGATCACTACCTGGAGCGCATCGAACGCCTGAACCCGCGGGTCGGGGCGTACGTGACGGTGACCGCGGACCTCGCGCGCGAGCAGGCGCGCGCGGCCGAGAAGGCGGTGCTGGACGCCGCGGACCCGGCGGAGCTGCCGCCGCTGCTCGGCGTCCCGATCCCGATCAAGGACCTGAATTTGGTGGCGGGCGTTCGGGCGACGCTCGGTTCGGCCGCGTTCGCCGACCTGGACGGGTTCGCCGACGACTCGGTCGTGCGGCTGCTGCGCGACGCGGGCTCGGTCATGCCGGGCAAGACGACGACGCCCGAGTTCGGCCTGCCGTGCTACACCGAGAGCCCGGTGGCGCCGCCCGCCCGCACCCCCTGGGACGAGTCGCGGTCGGCGGGCGGGTCGAGCGGCGGCGCGGCGGCGGCGGTCGCGGCCGGGCTCGCCCCCGCGGCGCAGGGCAGCGACGGCGGCGGGTCGATCCGGATCCCGTCGAGCGCGTGCGGGCTGTTCGGCATCAAGCCGACGCGCGGCCGGATCTCGCAGGGGCCGGTGAACGCGGACCTGTTCGGGCTGGCGACGAACGGGCCGATCGCGCGGAGCGTGCGGGACGCGGCGCTGCTGCTGGACGTCATGGCCGCGCCGATGTACGGGGACCTGTACCGGGCGCCGGCGCCCGAGGGGACGTTCCTGTCGTTCGCCGACCGCCCGCCGGGGCGGCTGCGGATCGCGCGGAGCATCGAGCCCGCGGTGCCGGGCGCGACCGTCCATCCCGACTGCGTCGCCGCCTACGAGGAGGCGTCGGCGCTGCTGGAGGAGCTGGGGCACGAGGTGGTCGACCTGCCGCGGGTCGACGCGTCGGATCTGCTGCCGCACTTCGAGACGCTGTGGGCGGCGATGGCCACGACGACGCCCGTGCCGCCCGAGAGCGAGCACCTGCTCCAGCCGCTCACCCGCTGGCTGCGGGCGCGCGGCGCGGCGACGCCGGCGCCGCGGTTGCTCGACGCGCAGGCGACGCTGCAGGGCGCGTTCCGTCTCGTCCTGGAGATGACGGACGAGTACGACGCGATCCTGCACCCGACCCTGGCGCAGCCCCCGGTTCCCGTGGGCTACTTCCACGACCAGGAGCCCGAGGAGAACTTCGCACGGCAGACGCGCTTCACGCCCTTCTGCGCGATGTACAACATCTCCGGGCAGCCCGCGGTGAACGTCCCGCTGCACTGGACGGGCGAGGGCCTGCCCATCGGCGTGATGCTGGCCGGCCGGATCGGCGGGGAGGGCACGCTCATCTCCCTGTCGGCGCAGCTGGAGGAGGCCCGCCCCTGGGCGGACCGGAAGCCGCCCATCTGGACGGAGTGA
- the ilvD gene encoding dihydroxy-acid dehydratase: MPPLRSRTVTHGRNMAGARALMRASGVEREDFGKPIVAVANSFTQFVPGHVHLDEVGKVVAGAVKEAGGVPREFNTIAVDDGIAMGHGGMLYSLPSRELIADAVEYMVNAHCADALVCVSNCDKITPGMLLAAMRLNIPTVFVSGGPMEAGKPVEGVMDGNKLDLIDSIIASADASVADAKLAEVEESACPTCGSCSGMFTANSMNCLTEAIGLALPGNGTVLATHTARRDLYENAGRTVVEIAKRYYEGDDESVLPLNIATWEAFENAMVLDVAMGGSTNTILHLLAAATEAGVDFGLTDIDAVSRRVPCVCKLAPASGKYHIEDCHRAGGIPALLGELHRAGLLNSGAHSIHSASIADFVAKWDVRSPEVLPEAVELFHAAPGGVRSTSAFSQSNRWKELDLDRAEGCIRDAEHAYTADGGLAVLRGNISPDGAIVKTAGVEEELWTFTGPAVVFESQDDAVEGILGDRVKAGDVVVIRYEGPKGGPGMQEMLYPTSFLKGRGLGKACALITDGRFSGGTSGLSIGHASPEAAGGGIIALVEDGDRVVIDIPNRVLELDVPEDELEIRREKLLADLGGYRPRDRQRPVSAALRAYAAMATSASTGAARDVSQLEHRA; this comes from the coding sequence ATGCCCCCGCTCAGGTCACGCACGGTCACCCACGGCAGGAACATGGCGGGCGCCCGCGCCCTCATGCGGGCCAGCGGCGTCGAGCGCGAGGACTTCGGCAAGCCCATCGTCGCGGTCGCCAACAGCTTCACCCAGTTCGTGCCCGGCCACGTCCACCTCGACGAGGTCGGCAAGGTCGTCGCCGGCGCCGTCAAGGAGGCCGGCGGCGTCCCCCGCGAGTTCAACACCATCGCGGTGGACGACGGCATCGCCATGGGCCACGGCGGCATGCTGTACTCGCTGCCGTCCCGCGAGCTGATCGCCGACGCCGTCGAGTACATGGTCAACGCGCACTGCGCCGACGCGCTCGTCTGCGTGTCCAACTGCGACAAGATCACCCCGGGCATGCTGCTGGCCGCGATGCGGCTCAACATCCCGACGGTCTTCGTCTCCGGCGGCCCGATGGAGGCCGGCAAGCCCGTCGAGGGCGTCATGGACGGCAACAAGCTCGACCTGATCGACTCGATCATCGCCTCCGCCGACGCGTCCGTCGCCGACGCCAAGCTCGCCGAGGTCGAGGAGAGCGCCTGCCCGACCTGCGGGTCCTGCTCCGGCATGTTCACCGCCAACTCGATGAACTGCCTCACCGAGGCGATCGGCCTCGCGCTGCCCGGCAACGGCACCGTCCTGGCCACCCACACCGCCCGCCGCGACCTGTACGAGAACGCCGGACGCACCGTCGTCGAGATCGCGAAGCGGTACTACGAGGGCGACGACGAGTCCGTCCTGCCGCTGAACATCGCGACGTGGGAGGCGTTCGAGAACGCGATGGTGCTCGACGTCGCCATGGGCGGCTCCACCAACACGATCCTGCACCTGCTCGCCGCCGCCACCGAGGCGGGCGTCGACTTCGGGCTCACCGACATCGACGCCGTCTCCCGCCGCGTCCCCTGCGTCTGCAAGCTCGCCCCCGCCAGCGGCAAGTACCACATCGAGGACTGCCACCGCGCCGGCGGCATCCCCGCCCTGCTCGGCGAGCTGCACCGCGCCGGGCTGCTCAACTCCGGCGCGCACTCGATCCACAGCGCGTCCATCGCCGACTTCGTCGCCAAGTGGGACGTCCGCTCCCCCGAGGTGCTGCCCGAGGCCGTCGAGCTGTTCCACGCGGCTCCCGGCGGCGTCCGCAGCACGTCCGCGTTCAGCCAGAGCAACCGCTGGAAGGAGCTCGACCTCGACCGGGCCGAGGGCTGCATCCGCGACGCCGAGCACGCCTACACCGCCGACGGCGGCCTCGCCGTCCTGCGCGGCAACATCTCCCCCGACGGCGCGATCGTCAAGACCGCGGGCGTCGAGGAGGAGCTGTGGACCTTCACCGGCCCCGCCGTCGTCTTCGAGAGCCAGGACGACGCCGTCGAGGGCATCCTCGGCGACCGGGTCAAGGCCGGCGACGTCGTCGTGATCCGCTACGAGGGCCCCAAGGGCGGCCCCGGCATGCAGGAGATGCTGTACCCGACGAGCTTCCTGAAGGGCCGCGGGCTCGGCAAGGCGTGCGCGCTGATCACCGACGGCCGGTTCTCCGGCGGGACGTCCGGCCTGTCCATCGGGCACGCGTCCCCCGAGGCCGCGGGCGGCGGGATCATCGCCCTCGTCGAGGACGGCGACCGCGTGGTCATCGACATCCCGAACCGCGTCCTCGAACTGGACGTCCCCGAGGACGAGCTGGAGATCCGCCGCGAGAAGCTGCTGGCCGACCTCGGCGGCTACCGGCCCCGCGACCGGCAGCGTCCGGTCAGCGCCGCGCTGCGCGCCTACGCCGCCATGGCCACCTCGGCCTCCACCGGCGCCGCCCGCGACGTCTCCCAGCTCGAGCACCGAGCATGA